The genomic stretch gagaaattaaaaggtaAGAATCCTTTCACTCTTCTGACATCAAAATTCAGGCTAAGCTCATTTTCATGAGATGTTTTGCTAAGACTCAAGAGCAATGGTCTTCTCTCTAGGGAGAACCTGTTTCTACTGGCTGTTGAGCAAGAGACAGGCGTTCCACAGCTTTCTGAAACTAACCGTTCACTGTAAGAAATTCTCCAAGCCTACTTCACCAGGGAACAAGTGAGCTCAAACTCTTGCTCAAATCCTCACTCCCTGTCAGGATTGTGGATTGGAATAGCTATTATTTGGCAAGTAAATAATCCCACTTAGTGGAGGACTGACTTGTCCCAGTATTCATGTATTTGCTGATCATGTTACTGCTCTTGTTCTCcttatttctgttgaaaacatGCCTTCCCTTATCTCTGCATCTTTGGATCTTACTTATCCAGTACAATGAAACCCAGTAGCATTCTGGTGATATCTCCAGCAGGCCGGAGACAAACATGTGGAGAGACTTGCTCAAAGGGATTTACTCAAAGACAAAGAGCATGCCTCTGGCAGAGTCTGCAGTTGAACTTAGGTCTCCTGTATCAGACTGCAGTGCCTGAATGTCAGCCCGTCCTTCCAAGTTGTGCTCCACTCAGTCACAAAATACAAAGGAGCAAAGCTCAGATTAGGCAAAAACTCTAATAAAGCTATTGTGTATAGGAAGGAATACCTGGATTTCATTACTAGGACTGGAGAATGTAATTGGAGTCAGGGTGTGGTGGTAAGAATGAACCGAAACTGATGTAATACTGCATCGCTTGAAGCTTTGCCTGTCCTGCGTATGATTCTTCAGGAGTTTCCCAATAGCTGTCTGCAGCAACCATCTTTTCTGAGTGAGTGCAcattccttcctctgctccacaGTTATCATTTTAGCACATCAGAATAATGCAGGCAGAAACATGGAATGACTTACTTCTTTGTGGGAGTGGAGGATGTCTACATGCCCATTGCGGTAATTATTGCGGAGAGCAGAGAAGATGGCTCCTGCTCTTCTGACATACCTTGGTCCCCTGTGGGCCTGTAGCTTTATCCATTAGACCCACCTCTTTCTGCTGTGGGTCTTCACCAGGCACCTTTGCCCAGGATCCTTGCATGGCACACGCTTGCTCTCtttcttgctatttttcctttttgtcttcagGAAATGGGTGCACTAGTTATGCTAAGGTAAAATTAATAATTGTTCTGaagaccttaaaaaaataaattaagcttTCCCTCCTATTTTCATTCAGTTATTTGAACTCATAAGCTTCCTGGGTCTGTCTCATTAGCACAAAGAAATATGGAAATCTCATGGAAATGTAGTTTCCAGCCCAAGGTTTGCAGCTCCATAATTTGCAACTCTTTAATATATGGGTTGTTTCCAGGGTGTTTTCTGCTGGGGAACTGTTTATCACAAGCTACCTTCTCATGAGCTGCTTTCCAAATGCATCCCAAACTTGTAGGTCCACAAACAACATCACAGTGTCTTAGGAGCTGAGTCTGTACAACCCCGGGGGCTTTCCAGAGGCATATTCATAAAGTCTGGATCATTAGAGTCCTTTTGGCCATGTTATTAGGTCTCTTTCACCTCTCAGGAATTTAGGACAGCTCCTTTGTGAAAGTGCATGCTTTGCACCTGCTGGACCTGGTGGGAAGGATGGAAAGGCCTTTGATATGAATACAGGGAATCAGGTGGAGCAGCTAGATGTCAGTAGCAGTTCACAAGAGGAGACTAGCCCAGACCCGGTGGGATTCAGCTGGGGCTCCCAGAAAAAAGTGGCAAGATTTTATATATTGTAGGTTGCCTAGAGTTCCCAGAAGACTGAAAACTGGAAGAGCATCAATACAgtatctttatatttttaaaaatgagagtgTGAGGACTGGTAGGTTGGGAAGGATTGAGGCCAGAAAAGGCACCAGTGGGTTATCTTACTGTTGGTCTTTGCACTGAACAAGGCAGGAGAAGACAACgggaaagcaaaagggaaagacTTGCTTTCTGACTTCTCAGCCAGAGCTCTGAGGACAACTGGGATATACACAAAAGAGTCCAACCAATGGGAATTTCCCATTATAACCATGATAAGTATGTCTTTTGATCTCTTGTGAAACAGTGGCCTTACACGTCTACTGAGGGATTTCAGCATCAAGTCTGGGACTTTCTGTAGGGCTGGAACTGATCTTTAAAGAAGGCTTAATTTAGAGTCTTAGTTTAAAATCTTCTACCTATGGTCACTCTTCTGAATCTTTATTGCAGCTGTTCCAGTGCTGCATTTTCTTATTGTGCTCTAGCCCCTGGATACTATTGGGTTTAGTGTCTGGtagatgaaataaaagaaataccaCTGAGACATCTTCTCTCCATGTTCTTTTACAGCAGGAGAAGGGCACCTTTCACCTGCTCCCTGATACATTAATGATTGAGATTCTTCAGACACTTGCTACCTATGGGCCTTGGAGatgctgctttcctggaaggTTTCACATTGTGTTAAATCTGTTTCTGTAGTAAAAGAGAAATTGGTGTCCATATAAAAGAGCTGACACTAAAAAAGTGTGccacactgaaatgtttttgcctTTATACCCTTTTCTagtgtccccccctccccccaccccgaggCTGGCTGTTCCATAACCTCCAGCTTTTGATGGCAAAGGAATAACCAGGAGTTTTGCTTTACCAGGTCATCTCATAAGTGAATATGACTCTTTCTGTAACAACCACATCGCGGTGTACCAGAAGTAACAGCAGCCGTAACCAGTGCTGCTCTTTTAGCTGTGAACCTGCAGGGTGGAGTGGACGTGTAAAACCGGCCACTGCTTGTTTTTCAGGACCAACAGACAATTTAAACCCCAAAACACTCTCCAGGTCATAATGgcttttaactgaaaattcTCCAAACCCAGAATGACTCTGCAAGTTCACCATGGCCAGTTCCCATGGCTGCACCCACCAGAAGTCCTCCAGGGCCCTCAGTTACCAAACTGCTGCCCTCGCTTCTCTAGGCAGGTCAGTGTCAGGACGCATGCACACCACCATGCCAGTCCAAACTGACTCAGCATCAGCTACATGGTTGCTGTTCAAGGCCCAAAGGAAGGAGTGGTCTTTGCCTTACTTGTGAAGTTTAAGACATACTGGCTCTGTGTATCCAAAGGCCCTAGCTGGCTTTTCTCTCCATTGTATTCTCTGTTGAGCTGCACCTTTTCAGCTCCCATCCTGCCCTCTCCAATTCTCCAAAGAAGGTATGTTTAATGTAAAGATGATCTTTCAACAGTTTCTGATGTTCAGGTTGAAACTCTTTGAAATAGAAGGATGACCAGTAAATGACTCAGTCACTatgtgaaaacagagaaagaaacctTTTTGCCTTCAGTCCTTTTCTCAATGGGAAGATTCCTATAAAACGAAAGGGATAGGTCAGAATATAAGCCATGTCAGCAGAAATTGAATCAGTTGTGGAGACAAAGATTTCCTCTTCAGTCTAATCACAGTCCCCAGGTTGGATGATGAAGTATGAGAGGGCACAGCCCAAATGTGTCAGCACTAGACTGGGGCCGAGGCAATCTGTCTCCAGATGTTCCATCCCtgactttcaaaatatttctaaaattgtGTTATAGCACAATGTTCTGTGGCAGGCACACAGGCATCTGCCTGATTAGGATGTCTATGTAGATCATGGAGGATGTCATGCAGGAACGGGCAACGTATGGTACAGGCTTTGACAGGGAGGAGGTGGACAAGACCTGCAAGGTCAGCAAGGCCGTTCTCTGGCTCCCACTGGCAAAGCAGCTTTGTTCCCAGTGGACTATGATCTTGACCTGTTTAGGTGACCCTTGTGCATGGATCAGCACCCGATTTTCTAAAGGAACACAGTTTCCAGACACAGGTTTCTTGATTGCATCAGGCAGAAGCAAAGTTTtattagagaatttttttcaccaGCAGGTACATTAGTGATCATATACTACTGGTTAACTCCAGCAATAGTCATGGTGGTTGGGCACACACAGCAATACAGACTGGAAAAagcaaatagcaaaataaagcagaatgtGGCCCAATGCTCTGCTTATCCCTCTGACACATTGCTTAGCATTGCTGAGTAATACAAAAGAGCACAGTCCTTGCTCTTTGCAGAGGCATACAGTAAATATTCTCTCTCTTCATCCATGGCTCTGCTTCAGGGTTCTCTTGTTGGATATTCTCATTTCTCTGCTTAATCACAAATCCTTCTGCAAGGCACTGGAAAGATCAAAGGAAACATTGCTTTGTTTATAGCAAAAATAGATTCTTTCCCACACTGTCATTCTATACATGTGATCATTTCACAGGCCAATTCAATTAGAATTTCAGATAAATACTGTCCCTTCCTGGAAAGGTCTGATTGTTGCCTGCCAGTCAGGCAGATGGGATTTGTAGCTAGCTGGAGCATGGTCTGcctttttacataaaaatgccaAATGGTGGAAGCTGCAGACTTTGTACCAGCAGCAATCTGGATGAGAGAATGGCATCAGGGTCCTTGCCAGAACAATGCCCCTGCTCACACTCATTCTCCTGGACCAACTGGCgccatatttctttctttgttttttagttTGGCTGGAAGTTTCCCCTTCAAATAGTACTAGTAGTTTTCTGCCAGTATTCCCATtcgtgcttttttttctgatttctgggcactctgctttctcctttctcctacTCTTTCCTTTGTCCCAGATTTCATGTCAGTCCTTTCTCCACATTCTCTGTGGCTTGCCTGCCTGCTGACTCTGTCATTCTCCTTCCtatcccccttccccctcctccctttttgCAGTTCTCATGCTTCCTAGCAGAGTCACAGCTCCTAAAAGCACTTGTTGTAGCCACTCCTCTGTGCCCTCCTGTCATGTATTTCCCAGTAGCCTCACAATAAAACTTTCAAATAGCACCTGTAAGCTACGTGGGAAAGATCTTTGTGGCTGCCTGTCCTTGCTGCATTAGAATAGAGAAGACTGTGGAAATCTTGTAGAGTATTGCAGTTTTTACCTTGTATCTCCGCAGCTGCACAGGATGGCATCTGGGCAGATGAAGTGTACGTGTGGCTTGTTCTAATGATACCTCCTCCTCCTATTCCACTTGTTCTTGCAACTCCTCCTCCTAGACCCGAAGACTGACCAATTCCTCCTTGCTGACTAAGGGGacaggaaaataacattttagtgAAAGAAATGACAGATAAACTAGAACTACAGTTTTtcgttgtctctgctgctctcagtctggtttcctttttggaaaatattgcAGTGACCTTTCTTCTTGTGGCAATGGCTGGCACAAGGTAGGGAAGCAGATTATCACCATTGATTACCAGGCAGCCTGAACAGGTCAGTAAGGGTGAAGGAGCTGTGCAGAGCCTCCACCTATTGTTCACTTTGCTGTTATGTTAAAATACCCTGGACGCAcgtattttattttgtcttttggtGCATCTCAAGCCTTCTTACATAAGGTCCTGCTGTCCACCCTCTAGCAGGCAGCGGTATGTATGGATCTCCTGCTCCAGACGGCATTTGACGTCCAGCAGGATCTTGTACTCTTGGTTCTGGCATTCCATTTCTGCACGTAGATCAGCCAGTTGCTGCTCCACGCATGTGATCTGGCTCTGGAGCTCAGCAAGGTGATTGTTGTAACGACACTCTGTCTCAGCCAGCGAGGATTCCAGGTTGTCCCTCTGAGGAGTGACATGTGGCACAATACAAATACAGGCATGAGAAACACTGCATTTAACTACAAATTCTTACATCAAAGCATAACTGTGAGACAGCTGAGCTTTACACCAGCTCACCACTCACCTGGCTGAGCTGAGCCTGGAGATCGATTTCCAGGGCTTGCAATTGGCGTCTCAGTTCAGTGACTTGGTTATTGCACGTCTCTACCTCCTGACCGCTTGTAATAACCTCCCGATTCACCTCCTCAATCTGAAAATCACCAATCCAGAATAAAGGTGTTCAGGGAATGTTTGATGTAAGACAGATTaaggaaagagcagagaagcTAGCAAAAAACATGAAATGAGAAAGGTTTGGGTGAACTCTCTGTCATCCTAATGGAGTGTGAACCCTGCTTGTCATTCCTCTTGTTCTTCTAATAGTACTGCTGTCCAGTTCTTCTCACTACTTACTGCATTGTAAAGAGTTCCTGCCTCAAGTCTCACTAACATGCAGCACTTCCCGTCACCCCATAAAAAGAATGCAGAGTGGCAGTATACCCTGTGTCACTTGGTCAATTTAAACCAATGCTAAATGCTGTTACAGTATGTTGTCTGGTTTTAATGCGTAATAAATCACTGTGGAGCCATTGCCTGGATATCAGCTAGGGAAAGTCAGGGCTGCGTAAATGTACTCACCTTGCACTCATACCAATCCTCAACTTCTTTGCGATTGCGTTCAATCAGTGTTTCATACTGGCACCTCATCTCCTCCAGGATCTTTCTGAGGTCTGGGCCAGGGCAGGCATTGACCTCCACGCTCACATCTCCAGTCGATTGTTTCCTCAGACAGTTCATTTCCTGGAAACACCACCCAGAtcatgtcattttttaaaaagaaggaaaaaactgaGGGAGCTAAGTTGCCCTATagggaagagcagagccccTGGCAGAGGCCCTCTCTGCTGGACATTCAGAGCTCCTAGTTTATATGTATTGTCTCCATCAACCGGTTGCCCGTCTGCAGCCAGCACCCCAGGGGTAGGGACCACGGAGATGGAGGGTGATGGATCCTGCATGAATTAACACTTTGGACACAAGAAGGGTAGGACCCTACCTCCTCGTGGTTCTTCTTCAGGCAGCAGAGCTCCTCCCGCAGCGACTCCAGCTGTGCCTCCAGGTCAGACCTGCAGAGCGTCAGCTGATCCAGGACTTGGCGTAAGCCATTAATGTCAGCCTCCACGCTCTGGCGCAGGGCCAGCTCTGTCTCGTACCTGGGAGtgagaaagaaagcaagaaagagtAGTCAGTGTCTGACATCAccatttgctccttttttttttcatttgatcaTCCATCTTTCTTACAGTATTTTCCTAACTAGCCTAACAGGATTCTAAGAAAAGCAGTCTGAGGATTGCTCCATCAAATCTGCCCTCAGTCTGCCTTCTCTGGAGCTTTTTCACCAGGATGGAGGTGTCACTCACTGCATTTCTGtgctccaaaaggaaaaaaaaagcttccactTTGAAAGACACCATGTGCCAGAATGGCAGCTCAGGTGAGCCCACGCTTGCTCCCTTTTTCCAGATCCCTTCTGCCTTCTGAAGAACTCTAATCTCTGCTCAAAACCATCTTGTTGTCCCAAATTTTCCACCCTGGAACTGCCACTAATTAAGGCAGCTCTAGAGGCAATGGATGAAAGAGCTTTTCTGCATAGCCTCCAGCCTGTCCTGACCAGAGGATCACAGGAGACCTGTCTGAGAGCTCCTTCTTACCAGTTTTGTGAGTGGGAGCACAGTGACAGAGGAAGGGGACAGCTGAAGGGTACTCACTTCACTCGGAAGTCGTCGGCTGTCATCCTGCTGTTATCGATGTTCAAAATGATCTTGTTGTTGTCTATGGTTGCGCAGACAATCTGAAAAAAGAATATTCACTCCTGAAGCCTCTTCTCTGTATCCTCAGGCTCAAGTGTACCCATTGACCGGTGCTACCAGACCtaacctctttctctctcttttttttttaatattgtgtaGCAGGCATGGGGGAGTTGAGGATTGCAGCAGTCAGAGGGGTGAGTGTTCAGTGAAGTACGGTGAAGGCATTAAAATGATGAAATACATGGTTCAGATACGGACAGTCAGAGAAGAATAATTAGTGTTGTCCAGCACCTGCCACAACTCACCTAACCTTTTAAATCTAAATCTTACTTTCATGGATAAGAGGtttaaaagctttgtttcaAGACTTAATTATATGtgtctctctttctgtctgtttcCTGGATTCTTTTCACTTTATTCTTATTTGTGCATTGACATCCTAGAATTTTTGCCAAACACACTTTGGAatcatttttagttttaaattgcATATTCGAGATGTGTTATGGTAATGctctttttgttcttatttttaattagatgtCCTATATTTCCCAATTCTGTATGAAAGAGTAAACTTGTAAAAAAGGGAATAACATTTAACTGGAATTCTGCAAGACTGATGACAGAATTATAATAATTCAGGCAAATTAATGCGatccattatttatttatcttttagCTGCTTTCTTGGCATATATCTATTCAAACATCTTGGCACAAACCTAATTCAGAAAGACTACTGAGCCAATCCAGATGTATTCCATGAAGATAACATTTTGCCCTTCAAATATATCTGATGAATAAAAGCAATGGAAACAGTCCAAACACTCAAGGTTTTTACCTTTGAGCTCTAGGGCTTTCTACAGGCAGTTGTCTTAATGGCTGTTtacaaaaagcattttacaaCAATGGAATGTTACTCTCAATCACTGCATTAAGTTGTGAACCAAGACCGTGGGAGAAGCTTACAAGGgagaaagcagctgagaaatGATGTTACCTGATTTTGAAGATCTTCTATTTCTTTATAATAGCAGCTGTAGTCCCGTGGCTCACAAAAAGGGCCCTGCTTGGCATACCACTCCCTGATTCTGCACTCCAAGTCAGCATTTTCTTGTTCCAGGCACCTCACCTTGTCCAGGTAAGAAGCCAGGCGGTCGTTAAGATTCTGCATGGTGACCTTTTCATCACCAGAAAGAAGAATGCCATCACCAGCAAAACCACCTCCAACTACCCCTCCACCAAGACCAATACCAAGGCCACCTCCAAGGCCACCTCCAATGCCACCGCCAAAGCGAGCACTGCCACCGCTGAATCCAATGCCTGAGCATCCTCCAAGGACAGCGGCTCCTAAGCCACCTCCATAGTTTCCACCAACCAAACTGCCAGTGCTCAGTCCTCCGCCGTAATTCACACTACCACAGTAGCTTCTACCAGAAAACCCTCGGCTACCACCTATCCCGCAAGTTGTGTATCTTCCAGAAGAGACTGAGGAGATCCGTgctcctccaccaccaccaccgccaccaATAACACAGCTGCCACCACTGGTCCTGCCTCTGAGAGAGCCAGGTGTCTGCTTAATACTACAACTCATTTTGAGGACAGCTGCAGATCCAACCCAAAGCCCAAAGCAAGATGCACAGCTTGATATTGAATCAGACTGCAGGTTGTTTGTTGCCGCAGATCTCTATTTATACCTTCCAAAGGGGGTGTCACCTATAGGGTGTTTCTTCTTCCCACGGGGCTGGCTAGTCTTGCTGTTTATGCCAAGAATAAATAGCCCATAGGCAGTTTCCCTCTAGAAATCCCAGTTCACAAGGAAGATACTTTACATGTCAGCAGCTTAttccaaaaagtaaaataatgttttatgaGTCATCGGCTTTTTGTATGATGCAAACTTTACAACAAGTCAAGAAAAAAGTTGCCCTCGATTATGTACAAAGGGGAAACATTGGTATTTATAACATCAAAGTGCCTTTtatcttttattaatttgtatttattttattcttagtccagtaaacatttttatatcaCATGCTATGGTAGAGTACGTGGAACAAAAATgggaaattaatataaattctCACTTCTGAAAAGTGTGAATAAGAGTGACTGTAGTAGTGAAAAGACCAGGGATATCATGGTGTAGATGTCTGTCACCTGGCTCAGTGACAGACAGTAGGTCTAATACATGCTTTACTGTGAAATTTCTTAAATCACCGAGGTAATTCCCCATGGGTTTAGTTCCCCATTTGTGTCTTATATTTCTCTGGTCATGCAACACAAGAAGTCAAGTTGCTCACAGTCTGCAAAGATCAGGCCTAGTAAGTGTTGGAAGTCCTCTGTGTCTAGAAGTTACACAGACTTGATGTAACTGAAGTGTATGAAATACTGctctgaagttatttttcaattactttAATTGCTGTCCATGCTGCCTCAATTTGTGGTGACCATAGATAAAGAAAGAGATGACAGGAAAGGGAGTATCCATGAGCGATATATCCAGTTTCCTGGATGGACTGAGATGCGATCCCGCAGGTCCTTGCCGTTACTAAAATTGTGCTGAGCACAAAATTAGAAGGAGAAAAGCTTTTCGCATTTCTTAACTGAGTTTCTCAGAGTGGTAGCAGGCATTAGCACAGCCTGGCCAGTCATGGGAGCGCGATCTCCAAAACCAGACAAGCAATAGCCAGAGGAGTGTTCGGAGAACTGGCTCCACCAGTGCAAGTATCTTTCTCCAGCAGACTGCTGTAATGAGAGGATATTCTGCTCTCCAGGGGACATAGGCTTCTGTTCCCTACAGGGTGGAATTTCCAAGCAATTCTTACTCACAAGTAACCTTTGACTCAAGTATGTCCATATTTACAGGAGCAGTTGTGATAAATCCTCTTTGGTGGTGCATGTGACACCTGACAGGGAGCCCTGAGAGCAGCCATCACCTCCAGACAGAAGGGCAGAGAAAACCTACACTCATACGCTCAGCCACCTCTCATTTACTGGTGGGAAGTTAGGTGGCTTCTGTCACCATGGTAGGAGAAAGTCCCCAAGCATGTATAGATGTGATTGTCTTCTCACCAGCATAAGTTAGGACTCTCCATTATCCAATgagataatttatttctttacttaGATCAGAAATGATAAAAAGACGCCTACCCAAGGCTGGCAGCATCCTAGAATATTCATTATTCCTATGGTGCAGTGAAATAACTTGCTCAAGAACAGAGCCGGAGTCTGTCAGAGCTCAGATTCCTAGCTAAGACTGCAGTGCTTGAAATACAAGTCCATCCTCCCCCTTGAAACACATCCCCCATGCTCCCCACACAGCCTAGACTCACAATAATGAAAATCATGAGCAAAAAGGAGGATAGGGAGTAAATCTGGCTTTCATCCGTCATTTTGAGGAATATAATTGAAGACCAGGTGTGGCTGTAAGAGCCAACAGAAATTAATATAATGTCTGGATTGCTTGgagctttgcttctgctgtgtAGGTTTTCAGAAGAAGTTACCTGATAGCAATCTAAAGAGAGCAGTGCTCTGGGTTAAGGttgcctttccttccctttcactTAGGTTTAGGAGGAGACATTACAGATATTGGACATTTCTGTATGGGTGAGCAAGAAGCACCTACACCTCCTTCTTTCAGCAATTGCCTAATAGGAAGAAGGAATTAGGTCTTGCTCCACAAAACAAACTGGTTTGCAGCATTGGACAACCTTTTACATGTGTCCTGTCAGAAAGGTCCACAGGCTACCAAATCACATTTTACCAGTGAAGATTAGAAACGATCATATAATTCTTCCAAAGTACTCATATTTGTGATATAATTACATTCTTTGGAGCTTTACTGGGCTCCTGCCAGTTTCACTGGGACATGGAACATGGGACTGATACAGCAAATGCATCCAAAAGCCAGTCCCTGACTAACcagactgtattttaaaaccagttagattttttttcttgctctgtgcTGGATAGCTGCAGCTGTGTTTGCTGGCACACGGGCAGCTTGCATGGCCACATGGTAGTTTCACTCCAAGCAGTGTGGTATTGCCCAGCTCCTTACGAACGTGTCAGGGCTCCGAGGCTCGGCACTGAGACCTCACCACGGACTGGGCAGAGgcgtgtgtgtgtttgctggCTATATGgctctctgctttctctagCTGTGAGCCACCATCTTGTTCTGAAACTTCCATCAATaccagcttttttccccactaaacTGATTTATTTACGTCcacttttgttattatttgtattCCTGTACCCTAGGGGCATAGCCTTGGTGCAGAGCAGTGCACAGGAAAGGACTGTGCAAGTCTAAGTCATAAAAATGTCCCAAAAGTATTTCCAACCTAAATGTAAGACAGGAGGAAACAAATGGTTTCATACAGATGGAAGTAAAGGAAGCAGTGACAGGCTGTTAGCCAGCGTGA from Buteo buteo chromosome 9, bButBut1.hap1.1, whole genome shotgun sequence encodes the following:
- the LOC142034775 gene encoding keratin, type I cytoskeletal 19-like → MSCSIKQTPGSLRGRTSGGSCVIGGGGGGGGARISSVSSGRYTTCGIGGSRGFSGRSYCGSVNYGGGLSTGSLVGGNYGGGLGAAVLGGCSGIGFSGGSARFGGGIGGGLGGGLGIGLGGGVVGGGFAGDGILLSGDEKVTMQNLNDRLASYLDKVRCLEQENADLECRIREWYAKQGPFCEPRDYSCYYKEIEDLQNQIVCATIDNNKIILNIDNSRMTADDFRVKYETELALRQSVEADINGLRQVLDQLTLCRSDLEAQLESLREELCCLKKNHEEEMNCLRKQSTGDVSVEVNACPGPDLRKILEEMRCQYETLIERNRKEVEDWYECKIEEVNREVITSGQEVETCNNQVTELRRQLQALEIDLQAQLSQRDNLESSLAETECRYNNHLAELQSQITCVEQQLADLRAEMECQNQEYKILLDVKCRLEQEIHTYRCLLEGGQQDLIQQGGIGQSSGLGGGVARTSGIGGGGIIRTSHTYTSSAQMPSCAAAEIQVPCRRICD